The genomic segment CTCGGGCCACGCGCCGCGCGGACCCACCGAGATGATGATCGACTCCGGTACCGCCGACAAGCACGGCCTGAAGCTCGGCGACGAGCTGCGCACCATCACCTCGGCCGGCGACCTCCGGGCGAAGATCACCGGCATCGCCGAGTTCACCGTCACCAACCCCGGTGCGGCGGTCGCCTACTTCGACACCGAGACCGCCCAGACGAAGCTGCTCGGCCGCCCCGACGCGTTCAGCATGATCAACGTCACCGCCGAACCCGGCGTCAGCGACGTCCAGTTGAAGGACAATGTCGCCGCCGCGCTCGGCGACACCTCGCGCTACACCCTGAAGACGCAGGCCGAATCCGCGGAGGACGGCAAGGACTCCATGGGGTCCTTCCTCAACGTGATGAAGTACGCGATGCTCGGCTTCGCCGGAATCGCCTTCCTCGTCGGCATCTTCCTCATCGTCAACACCTTCTCCATGCTGGTCGCCCAGCGCACCCGCGAGCTCGGCCTGATGCGCGCCATCGGCTCCAGCCGCCGCCAGGTCAACCGGTCGGTGCTGGTCGAAGCCCTCCTCCTCGGCATCGTCGGCTCGGTCCTCGGCGTCGTCGCGGGCGTCGGACTCGCCGTCGGGCTCATGCAGCTGATGGGCGCCGTCGGCATGGAGCTCTCCACCGACGACCTCACCATCGCCTGGACCACCCCGGTCGTCGGCCTCGCGCTCGGCATCGTCGTCACCGTGCTCGCCGCGTACGTACCGGCCCGGCGCGCCGGGAAGGTGTCGCCGATGGCCGCGCTGCGGGACGCCGGAACGCCCGCCGACGGCCGGGCCGGACGCGTCCGCGCCATCCTCGGCGCCCTCCTCACCGGTGCGGGCGCCGCCGCTCTCTGGGGTACCGCGCACACCGACGGGGCGAGCGCGGGGGCGCTCCTGCTCTGCGCCGGCGTGGTCCTCAGCCTCGTCGGGTTCATCGTGATCGGCCCGCTGCTCGCCGGAGTCGTCGTACGGCTGCTCAGCACGGTCCTGCTCCGCTTCTTCGGCCCGGTCGGTCGCATGGCCGAACGCAACGCCCTGCGCAACCCGCGCCGCACCGGCGCGACCGGCGCGGCCCTGATGATCGGCCTCGCCCTGGTGGCCTGCCTCTCGGTCGTCGGCGCGTCGATGGTCGCCTCCCTCTCGGGCGAGCTCGACAAGTCGGTCGGCGCGGACTTCATCGTGCAGAGCGCCGACGGTCAGCCGATCGTGCCCCAGGCCGCCAAGGCCATCGAGGCCGTCCCCGGCCTCGAACACGTCACCCACTACACCTACCTCAACGCCGTCGTCACCTCCCCCGACGGCGGCAAGGACGACGACGGACTGGTCGCAGCCGACTCCAGCTACCAGCAGGACGTGCACCGCGAGGTCCTCTCCGGCGACCTCGCCGCCGCCTACGAAGAGGACTCCGTCTCGGTCGGCGGGGAGTACGCCGAGAAGCACGGCGTCAAGGTCGGCGACACCCTCGACGTGGCGTTCAAGGCCGGCGGTACGGCGAAGCTCAAGGTCGCCGCCATCACCTCCGACGACACCGGCATCGACAGCGGGGTGAAGTACATCGGCCGCGCCACCGCCGCCAAGCACATCGCGGCCGACGAACTCCCGGACAACATGCTGATGTTCGCTCAGGCCGAGGACGGTCAGGAGAAGGCGGCCTACGCCGCGCTGAAGAAGGCCCTCGCGCCCTACCCGGTCTACCAGCCCCGCAACCAGGCCGACTTCAAGGAGGATCTCAAGGACCAGGTCGGGCAGTTGCTCAACATCGTCTACGGACTGCTCGCCCTCGCCATCGTCGTCGCGGTACTCGGCGTGGTGAACACCCTCGCCCTCTCCGTGGTCGAACGCACCCGTGAGATCGGCCTGTTGAGGGCGATCGGACTCTCCCGCCGGCAGCTTCGCCGGATGATCCGCCTGGAGTCGGTGGTCATCGCCCTCTTCGGCGCCCTGCTCGGCCTCGGCCTCGGCATGGGATGGGGCGCCTCCGCCCATCAACTCCTCGCGCTGGAGGGCATGGACACCCTGGCCATCCCCTGGCCGACGATCCTCACCGTCTTCGTCGCCTCCGCGTTCGTCGGCCTGTTCGCCGCCCTCGTACCGGCCTTCCGCGCGGGCCGGATGAACGTCCTGGCCGCCATCGCCACGGACGGCTGAGGGCACCGAGTGCGACACGGAGTGTGACCGGCCCCGGGGCGTTCCTTCGAACGTTCCGGGGCCCGGTGCGTTCCTTCGAACATTCCGGGGCCCGGTGCGTGAGCGACCCGGCGCGGCCTCCGGCCGAACGACGGCAGTGTTGAAGACGCGCCCGGCGACCGCGTCCGGCGCGGAGAATCCGGCCTCCCTCGACAGCGAGCTGCGCGCACGGGCAGGGAGCCCGCGGGGAAGCGCGGGGCTGCTCGCGGGGGCGCTGCTCCTCGATTCCCTGCCGGTCGCCGTCCCCGCGCCCCCCTGGCCGTCCGCACCCGCCCCCTCCGTCAGGGTGAACCCGGCCCGACGCGGACCATCGGGGTGAACCCGGTACCGAGTCCCCGGCGGCTTCCCGGGTGCCCGCCGCGCCCCGCACCCACGGCCTGACCCGGAAACGGCCCGAACGCCCCCCCCGGACCACCGCCCGCCACCCCGTCCCGCACGCGACCACCTCCCGCGAGTCGTAGGGTGGAGACCCCGGCCCGTTCCACGTGTCGGGCCCTTCGCGTTGCGTCCCCTCACGGCGCGGCGCGCAGCTCCTGGCAGCAGCCGGCTGCCGGGAAGCCCGAAGCCACCCCGGACGGAAGCCCTCCATGAGCCTGCACGGTCTGCTGGATCTCGTCGCACGCGATCCCGCGCTCTCCGAAGCGGTGAAGGCCGCCACCGACGGTCACCGGATGCACGTCGACCTGGTGGGGCCGCCCGCCGCCCGCCCCTTCGCCGTGGCCTCGCTGGCCCGGGGGACGGGGCGTACGGTCCTCGCGGTCACCGCCACCGGCCGGGAGGCCGAGGACCTGGCCGCCGCGCTGCGCACCCTGCTGCCGGCGGACTCCGTCGCGGAGTACCCGTCCTGGGAGA from the Streptomyces sp. NBC_01335 genome contains:
- a CDS encoding ABC transporter permease is translated as MTVWKTSLRNFLAHKGRMALSAVAVLLSVAFVCGTLVFTDTMNTTFDKLFAVSAPDVSVGLESAEESDAVPDSGKPETMPASLLAQVEKAEGVKDAEGQVSTLQVTIVDSHDKNLSPETGAPTIAGNWTRNELRSMKISSGHAPRGPTEMMIDSGTADKHGLKLGDELRTITSAGDLRAKITGIAEFTVTNPGAAVAYFDTETAQTKLLGRPDAFSMINVTAEPGVSDVQLKDNVAAALGDTSRYTLKTQAESAEDGKDSMGSFLNVMKYAMLGFAGIAFLVGIFLIVNTFSMLVAQRTRELGLMRAIGSSRRQVNRSVLVEALLLGIVGSVLGVVAGVGLAVGLMQLMGAVGMELSTDDLTIAWTTPVVGLALGIVVTVLAAYVPARRAGKVSPMAALRDAGTPADGRAGRVRAILGALLTGAGAAALWGTAHTDGASAGALLLCAGVVLSLVGFIVIGPLLAGVVVRLLSTVLLRFFGPVGRMAERNALRNPRRTGATGAALMIGLALVACLSVVGASMVASLSGELDKSVGADFIVQSADGQPIVPQAAKAIEAVPGLEHVTHYTYLNAVVTSPDGGKDDDGLVAADSSYQQDVHREVLSGDLAAAYEEDSVSVGGEYAEKHGVKVGDTLDVAFKAGGTAKLKVAAITSDDTGIDSGVKYIGRATAAKHIAADELPDNMLMFAQAEDGQEKAAYAALKKALAPYPVYQPRNQADFKEDLKDQVGQLLNIVYGLLALAIVVAVLGVVNTLALSVVERTREIGLLRAIGLSRRQLRRMIRLESVVIALFGALLGLGLGMGWGASAHQLLALEGMDTLAIPWPTILTVFVASAFVGLFAALVPAFRAGRMNVLAAIATDG